A genomic stretch from Neodiprion fabricii isolate iyNeoFabr1 chromosome 3, iyNeoFabr1.1, whole genome shotgun sequence includes:
- the LOC124177949 gene encoding polycomb protein Sfmbt, producing MDMQASNVYTSIPGMPELGMVWMSDMMMHGEPTHELMLDPRQPESPFFSHGSHSFDDLRNHHMGPPTMVRYLAPQFTAECSEPDEAMEAVDTQEIQNEYDPQTGPEMSEYMTIEDYMADGDREQVVTNAATQTQDNRNRKIKPIKHPGLVLKTPIAYQPHTDLNFIPIRKDGIAVCEKCGAIGVKHAFYTKERRFCSRACARSSEHTAPTADSTYSPSHPQQRTSSNPASPEDVKAIPNETIADEDDKESSDYSKAEVEKDKVVAEPAMPEDLPVRRKRTAEMAGSYDWTQQLTEPGFCAAPVSCFKHAPISEIWDNITVGMKVEVENTDCDEVCEAFPDSFWVATVLRISGYRALLRYEGFGHNADKDFWVSLCSNDIHPVGWCATIGKPLIPPNTIANKYKDWKDFLMRRLTGARTLPTNFYNKVNDSMKSRFRCGLHLEVVDKNRISQVKVATVQKIIGKRLHVRYYDSSPEDNGFWCHEDSPLIHPVGWAKKVGQTLDAYSDYLERVSLDQLCEDDAIDSYFLAQKNHHSHQGYTFREGMKIEAIDPLNLSAICAATVMQVLKEDYIMIRIDSYDEDASGADWFCYHSCSPCIFPIGFCAQHGLPLTPPKGYDPTSFTWDAYLAETNNIPAPVQLFNREIPQHGFIEGMRLEAADLMDPRLVCVATITRVIGRLLRVHFDGWEDEYDQWLDCHSPDIYPVGWCDLVDHKLEGPRLLGKNTSPTVKSPRGLKRKSKRKPKKGGKVACAKSILPRQSSRMESRDREREPQPAQGTKIERERELESLPEEGGREPETAQEPAGPDQTLPSPTTGQGHAESETRSEAQNLIPPKGRTATSYINVTSANNKFIPRLADGLQKNSDFGDLVPAEWNVFDVAQFLRVNDCATYCDNFSKRKIDGNALLTLTKDQIIDLTGFKVGPSLKIFDLIQQLKIKVNPAQERLKLGLKKLL from the exons ATGGACATGCAGGCCTCCAATG TATATACATCCATCCCTGGGATGCCAGAGCTGGGGATGGTATGGATGAGTGACATGATGATGCATGGGGAGCCAACACATGAGTTAATGCTAGACCCGCGCCAACCAGAAAGcccttttttctctcatgGATCTCATTCTTTTGACGATCTGCGTAATCATCACATGGGCCCGCCTACTATGGTGCGATATTTGGCCCCACAGTTTACTGCCGAATGCTCAGAACCTGACGAAGCGATGGAGGCTGTGGATACTCAAGAAATACAAAAT gAATATGACCCGCAAACTGGGCCAGAGATGAGCGAGTACATGACTATAGAGGATTACATGGCTGATGGAGATCGTGAACAGGTGGTCACAAATGCAGCTACGCAGACCCAAGACAATCGAAACCGCAAGATCAAACCTATAAAACATCCAGGCTTGGTCCTAAAGACTCCAATTGCTTATCAGCCACATACAGATTTGAACTTTATACCTATCCGTAAGGATGGCATTG CTGTGTGTGAAAAATGTGGTGCAATTGGTGTGAAGCACGCGTTCTACACCAAGGAGCGTCGGTTTTGCAGTAGAGCATGCGCCCGATCTTCAGAGCATACTGCCCCTACAGCTGATTCTACTTACAGTCCGTCACATCCACAACAACGCACTTCAAGTAACCCTGCTTCACCAGAGGATGTAAAAGCCATTCCTAACGAG ACGATTGCTGATGAAGATGACAAGGAATCGAGTGACTACTCGAAAGCTGAGGTGGAAAAAGACAAAGTAGTCGCAGAACCTGCAATGCCAGAAGATCTTCCAGTGAGGAGAAAACGCACGGCTGAAATGGCAGGTTCTTACGATTGGACCCAACAACTCACTGAGCCTGGATTTTGCGCTGCACCGGTTTCCTGTTTTAAGCAT GCGCCAATATCCGAAATATGGGATAATATAACAGTTGGGATGAAAGTTGAAGTGGAAAATACGGATTGTGATGAAGTTTGTGAAGCATTTCCAGATTCCTTTTGGGTCGCAACTGTGCTTCGTATCTCTGGATACAGAGCACTGCTAAGGTACGAGGGGTTTGGTCACAACGCAGACAAAGACTTCTGGGTTTCGCTGTGCTCAAACGATATCCACCCTGTGGGCTGGTGTGCGACCATTGGGAAGCCCTTAATACCACCAAACA CAATAGCAAACAAGTACAAAGATTGGAAGGATTTCCTAATGAGGCGATTAACTGGCGCTAGAACACTGCCAACTAACTTTTACAACAAGGTTAACGATAGTATGAAATCTCGATTCCGATGTGGACTTCATTTAGAAGTGGTGGACAAGAATAGAATTTCACAAGTAAAAGTTGCGACAGTGCAAAAAATTATAGGAAAACGTTTACACGTCAGATACTACGACTCTTCTCCGGAAGATAACGGATTTTGGTGCCACGAAGACTCACCTCTGATTCATCCTGTCGGATGGGCAAAGAAAGTAGGACAAACTCTGGATGCGTACTCGGACTACTTGGAGCGTGTTTCGCTAGATCAATTGTGCGAAGATGATGCAATAGACAGCTATTTTTTGGCACAAAAGAATCATCATTCACATCAAGGTTACACGTTTCGTGAAGGGATGAAAATCGAGGCTATCGATCCTCTCAATCTTTCTGCTATCTGTGCAGCTACTGTGATGCAAGTATTAAAGGAAGATTACATCATGATTAGAATTGACAGTTATGACGAAGATGCCAGCGGCGCGGATTGGTTCTGTTATCACTCGTGTTCACCTTGTATTTTCCCAATTGGTTTTTGCGCACAACATGGATTACCGCTAACACCTCCAAAAGGATACGATCCGACTTCGTTCACCTGGGATGCTTACCTGGCTGAAACTAATAATATCCCTGCACCTGTTCAACTTTTCAATAGG GAAATTCCACAGCATGGATTCATTGAAGGAATGCGACTAGAAGCTGCTGATTTAATGGATCCTCGATTGGTGTGCGTAGCTACAATCACTAGGGTAATTGGCAGGCTATTAAGGGTACACTTTGATGGATGGGAGGATGAGTATGATCAATGGCTCGATTGTCATAGTCCGGACATTTACCCTGTCGGGTGGTGTGACCTCGTCGACCATAAGCTAGAAGGGCCCCGTTTGCTTGGCAAAAACACTAGTCCTACTg TAAAATCACCAAGAGGCCTTAAACGTAAAAGTAAACGAAAACCGAAGAAAGGGGGTAAGGTGGCATGTGCCAAAAGTATTTTACCCCGGCAAAGTAGTAGAATGGAAAGTCGTGATCGTGAGAGAGAACCACAACCGGCACAAGGTACTAAAATTGAGAGAGAACGAGAATTAGAAAGTTTGCCGGAAGAGGGAGGCAGAGAGCCAGAAACAGCACAGGAACCGGCTGGACCTGACCAAACACTGCCAAGTCCTACTACTGGCCAAGGACATGCTGAAAGTGAAACACGTAGTGAGGCCCAAAATTTGATTCCACCCAAGGGGAGAACTGCTACATCTTATATTAAC GTAACTTCagcgaataataaatttattcctcGGTTAGCGGATGGTCTACAAAAGAATTCAGATTTCGGTGATTTGGTGCCTGCTGAATGGAATGTTTTCGACGTTGCGCAGTTCCTTCGTGTCAATGATTGTGCCACGTATTGTGACAATTTTAGTAAGCGTAAAATAGATGGAAATGCATTGCTCACCTTGACTAAAGATCAAATTATAGATCTAACTGGTTTTAAAGTTGGGCCTTCCCTGAAGATATTTGATCTTATTCaacaattgaaaatcaaagtgAATCCAGCTCAGGAACGGTTGAAACTaggactgaaaaaattattataa
- the LOC124177957 gene encoding serine hydrolase-like protein, which translates to MSPEELRLPMPWGHIAAKAWGSPNGKPVLMVHGLLDNAGSFDRLIPFLPFDYYFVCIDLPGHGLSSHFPAGLPLDYLNHVLALRRVLDSLKWSNCIYIGHSLGATMGLMFTSIYPERVKKILCFDAVTATPITNNRLIPHIRKVHDNILSIEGKEKTMKVYTEDEVMYMLMYTRFFALNFAAAEALMKRSVTKIGDKYKLNRDVRLNAGLFPVFNSDQHLSLLEKLKSPATVIAATATMATAHYEKMLWLSSDRLTKSHRFLIVEGNHDVHNNHPEKVASHVCQFLSDLKSNL; encoded by the coding sequence ATGTCACCCGAGGAACTACGTCTTCCAATGCCATGGGGTCACATAGCAGCCAAGGCATGGGGTTCACCTAATGGCAAGCCTGTTTTGATGGTTCATGGACTTCTGGACAATGCAGGATCATTTGATCGCCTGATTCCATTTCTACCATTCGATTATTACTTTGTCTGCATTGATTTACCGGGCCATGGATTATCGTCACACTTCCCTGCAGGATTACCCCTGGATTATTTAAATCACGTTTTAGCTCTTCGCAGAGTCTTAGATAGTCTTAAATGGAGCAACTGTATCTATATAGGTCATAGTTTAGGCGCGACTATGGGACTGATGTTCACCTCAATTTATCCTGAgagagtaaagaaaattttgtgtTTTGACGCAGTTACTGCTACGCCAATTACAAACAATAGACTAATTCCCCACATTCGGAAGGTACATGACAATATTTTGAGCATTGAAGGGAAAGAAAAGACTATGAAAGTATATACCGAGGACGAAGTGATGTACATGCTCATGTATACAAGATTCTTTGCTCTAAATTTTGCTGCTGCTGAAGCTTTGATGAAGCGATCTGTTACCAAAATTGGTGATAAATACAAGTTAAACCGCGACGTACGACTCAACGCCGGCTTGTTTCCGGTATTTAATTCTGATCAACACTTGAGTTTACTTGAGAAACTCAAATCACCTGCGACAGTCATTGCCGCAACAGCAACAATGGCTACAGCtcattatgaaaaaatgttatggCTTAGTTCAGATAGGTTGACGAAATCACACAGGTTTCTAATAGTTGAAGGTAATCATGACGTACACAATAATCACCCTGAGAAAGTTGCTTCTCACGTATGCCAATTTTTGAGTGATCTTAAGAGCAATTTGTGA
- the LOC124177950 gene encoding protein arginine N-methyltransferase 9-like, which yields MDVEIREIVEKALEKAQEQDACGNVGRAYAYYTVVAELCPAKRSEVEKLFTDVLCEWGMQLELGNRIEDAVTCYKHSLNIYPNNTRMLNNFAAHLLRNNNPIEAIQYLKLALQVDSNFLPAERNLQNAFSMAVDRWHFPMLNDTARNRGFRRAIQKRIAQGYDVVLDIGTGTGLLSLYAHEAGAKEIYACECSPVMGNVARNVFSRNNAGDIKLFPKSSENLCIPQDIPNRVNLIITETFDAGLFGECVIPTLIDAHENLLVGNNSGMVIPLGATLYVAAVESEHIRSRSTILFNKSDHPSFLNFDNVSVLVDDEFYDTENLENVNVNYVTEPKEIVKVNFNDLSVLRTFSGDGEKGMVNVKCRYDGIIDGLVAWFKLNIDEDITLNSSQGKSCWQQAIFPAIPRICKQRDHVEISAEILNGKLNCSYKLVTDTTPKMEPIFRLPKEVITFLNDFDYVISLVRIAKHQKNEPIKYVLDTSPFPVYGLTLLKENRNCEKLYCEANSLALQTVLHKVATDSGITSLIEPISNYSEINNKIDAILIHNFDAKGELKDRDQQNYHDFLDYFLNNAGFILQQKIFLMGQLVYSTDLPKMVRVNDKNVQGHLRNSKYDMSADSKNEPGSTIHSTSNDGRYFFVAECINEFEINQVFDLNSSMYECRPSTNAVTLTQLGDSKTNESLVNFGKISVPERAIPNALICWYEIQLAPEHIHSTRRCDSFMNHTAVVLEDHLRDLVLQDKEITFKVYQMNGLVRVTLVTS from the exons ATGGATGTGGAAATAAgggaaattgttgaaaaagcACTGGAAAAGGCTCAGGAACAGGATGCATGTGGAAATGTTGGGAGAGCCTATGCTTATTACACAGTAGTTGCAGAATTATGTCCAGCGAAGAGATCAGAagtggaaaaattgtttactgACGTTTTGT GCGAGTGGGGAATGCAGTTAGAGTTGGGGAATAGAATTGAGGATGCTGTGACCTGTTACAAACATTCGCTAAATATTTATCCAAATAATACACGTATGCTGAATAATTTTGCTGCTCATCTTCTTAG AAATAATAATCCAATAGAAGCCATTCAGTATTTAAAACTTGCGCTTCAAGtggattcaaattttctaccCGCCGAAAGAAACCTTCAGAATGCTTTCAGTATGGCTGTAGACAGATGGCATTTTCCAATGTTGAATGACACGGCTAGAAATAGAGGATTCAGAAGAGCAATTCAAAAGCGCATAGCTCAAGGTTATGACGTTGTCTTGGACATAGGAACTGGCACTGGCCTGTTGAGCTTGTATGCGCACGAGGCAGGTGCAAAAGAAATATATGCCTGCGAATGTTCACCTGTTATGGGAAACGTTGCAAGAAATGTATTCAGTAGAAACAATGCCGGTGATATAAAATTGTTCCCCAAGTCTTCAGAGAATTTGTGCATCCCACAGGACATACCTAATAG GGTAAATTTGATAATCACAGAAACTTTTGATGCTGGTTTATTTGGGGAGTGTGTGATACCGACACTAATAGATGCACATGAAAATCTCCTTGTTGGAAACAATTCAGGGATGGTCATTCCCTTAGGAGCTACGCTTTATGTAGCTGCAGTCGAGTCTGAACATATTCGGTCTAGATCAACAATATTATTCAACAAGTCCGATCACccaagttttttaaattttgataacGTATCTGTCCTGGTTGACGACGAATTCTATGATACTGAGAATTTAGAAAATGTCAACGTTAATTATGTTACTGAACCGAAAGAAATAGTAAAGgtcaatttcaacgatttatcGGTACTAAGAACATTCAGTGGAGATGGTGAAAAAGGAATGGTCAATGTAAAATGTAGATACGATGGGATCATTGATGGTTTGGTAGCATGGTTCAAATTGAATATAGACGAAGACATAACACTTAATTCATCACAAGGGAAATCTTGCTGGCAGCAAGCTATTTTTCCAGCTATTCCTAGGATTTGCAAGCAACGTGATCACGTGGAAATTTCGGCTGAAATTTTGAACGGAAAACTCAACTGTTCGTACAAATTAGTTACAGATACGACACCAAAAATGGAACCGATTTTCCGTCTTCCAAAAGAAGTGATTACTTTCTTGAATGATTTCGATTATGTGATATCATTAGTGAGAATTGCAAAACATCAAAAAAATGAACCCATTAAATACGTCCTAGATACTTCACCATTTCCTGTTTACGGACTGACTTTATTGAAGGAAAATAGGAACTGTGAAAAGCTCTACTGTGAAGCAAATTCACTAGCATTGCAAACTGTTTTACACAAAGTAGCAACCGACAGTGGGATCACTTCACTAATTGAACCGATATCGAATTACAGTGaaattaacaacaaaattGATGCCATTCTAATTCATAACTTTGATGCCAAAGGAGAATTGAAGGATCGGGACCAGCAAAACTACCACGATTTCCTTGA TTACTTTTTAAATAACGCTGGTTTCATACTACAACAGAAAATCTTTTTAATGGGTCAACTAGTGTATTCTACTGATTTACCCAAAATGGTCAGAGTTAACGATAAAAATGTTCAGGGACATTTGAGGAACAGTAAATATGACATG AGTGCAGACAGTAAAAATGAACCTGGTTCGACAATTCATAGTACTAGTAATGATgggagatatttttttgtcgcagaATGTATTAACGAATTTGAG ATAAATCAGGTTTTTGATCTCAACTCAAGTATGTATGAATGCAGACCGTCAACGAACGCAGTAACTTTGACTCAGCTAGGCGATTCCAAGACCAACGAATCGTTAGTTAATTTTGGCAAGATATCAGTACCAGAACGAGCTATTCCAAATGCTTTGATCTGTTGGTATGAAATTCAACTCGCACCAGAACATATACACAGCACCAGAAGATGTGATTCATTTATGAATCACACAGCGGTTGTTTTAGAAGATCATCTGCGAGATCTTGTTTTGCAGGATAAAGAAATCACATTCAAGGTATATCAAATGAATGGACTAGTCAGAGTCACCTTAGTGACATCTTAA